Proteins encoded within one genomic window of Myxococcota bacterium:
- a CDS encoding DUF1993 domain-containing protein, whose translation MAIPLYDATVASFQQVLGAVAGYLEKGRKHCEAKGISLPELVETRLYPDMLPFRFQIIAVAHHSKGALAGAQAGLFKPPAGPMDQDYAGLEKVVADARAELSKLSRETVEGLQGKDVVFQLGDFKMPFTAEGFLLSFSLPNLHFHATTAYDILRMKGVPLGKRDYMGAMRLKT comes from the coding sequence ATGGCCATTCCGCTCTACGACGCGACCGTCGCCTCGTTCCAGCAAGTGCTCGGCGCGGTCGCCGGCTACCTCGAGAAGGGCCGCAAGCACTGCGAGGCGAAGGGCATTTCGCTGCCCGAGCTGGTCGAGACGCGGCTGTATCCCGACATGCTTCCCTTCCGCTTCCAGATCATCGCCGTGGCCCACCACTCGAAGGGCGCGCTGGCGGGCGCACAGGCCGGGCTGTTCAAGCCGCCGGCGGGGCCGATGGACCAGGACTACGCGGGGCTCGAGAAGGTCGTCGCCGATGCGCGCGCCGAGCTCTCGAAGCTCTCGCGCGAGACGGTCGAAGGGCTGCAGGGCAAGGACGTGGTGTTCCAGCTCGGTGACTTCAAGATGCCCTTCACCGCCGAGGGCTTCCTGCTGTCGTTCTCGCTGCCCAACCTGCATTTCCACGCCACCACGGCGTACGACATCCTGCGCATGAAGGGCGTGCCGCTGGGCAAACGCGACTACATGGGCGCGATGAGGCTGAAGACCTGA